The Balaenoptera acutorostrata chromosome 15, mBalAcu1.1, whole genome shotgun sequence genome contains a region encoding:
- the MC3R gene encoding melanocortin receptor 3, with translation MNASCCLLSAQPTLPNGSEHPSFSNQSGRSFCEQVFIKPEVFLALGITSLMENILVILAVVRNSNLHSPMYFFLCSLAVADMLVSVSNALETIMIAIVNSDYLTFEDQFLQHMDNVFDSMICISLVASVCNLLAIAVDRYVSIFYALRYHSLVTVRKALGLIAAIWLCCGVCGVVFIVYSESKTVIVCLVTMFLTMLLLMGTLYVHMFLFARLHVKRIAALPPAIGVAPQQHSCMRGAVTITILLGVFIFCWAPFFLHLVLIITCPTNPYCVCYTAHFNTYLVLIMCNSIIDPLIYAFRSLELRNTFKEILCSCNGMNVA, from the coding sequence ATGAATGCTTCGTGCTGCCTGCTCTCTGCTCAGCCAACGCTGCCTAATGGCTCAGAGCACCCTTCCTTCAGCAACCAGAGCGGCAGGAGCTTCTGCGAGCAGGTGTTCATCAAGCCTGAGGTCTTCCTGGCTCTGGGCATCACCAGCCTGATGGAGAACATCCTGGTCATCCTGGCCGTGGTCCGGAACAGCAACCTGCACTCTCCCATGTACTTCTTCCTCTGCAGCCTGGCCGTGGCCGACATGCTGGTGAGCGTGTCCAACGCCCTGGAGACCATCATGATCGCCATCGTCAACAGCGACTACCTGACCTTCGAGGACCAGTTCCTCCAGCACATGGACAACGTCTTCGACTCCATGATCTGCATCTCCCTGGTGGCCTCCGTCTGCAACCTCCTGGCCATCGCCGTCGACAGGTACGTCAGCATCTTCTACGCGCTCCGCTACCACAGCCTCGTGACCGTGAGGAAGGCGCTCGGCCTGATCGCGGCCATCTGGCTGTGCTGCGGCGTCTGCGGCGTGGTGTTCATCGTCTACTCCGAGAGCAAGACGGTCATCGTGTGCCTCGTCACCATGTTCCTGACCATGCTGCTTCTCATGGGCACCCTCTACGTGCACATGTTCCTCTTCGCCCGGCTGCACGTCAAGCGCATCGCGGCACTGCCACCCGCCATCGGGGTGGCACCGCAGCAGCACTCGTGCATGAGGGGGgccgtcaccatcaccatcctgCTGGGGGTGTTCATCTTCTGCTGGGCGCCCTTCTTTCTCCACCTCGTCCTCATCATAACCTGCCCCACCAACCCCTACTGCGTCTGCTACACCGCCCACTTCAACACCTACCTGGTCCTCATCATGTGCAACTCCATCATCGACCCCCTGATCTACGCCTTCCGCAGCCTGGAGCTGCGCAACACCTTCAAGGAGATTCTCTGCAGCTGCAATGGCATGAACGTTGCATAG